One genomic window of Candidatus Kuenenia stuttgartiensis includes the following:
- a CDS encoding DEAD/DEAH box helicase, whose translation MSQKLPQNFSDIYGQLNSIEQSLLQILAINYAPMTQGNLYSVARRTKGLPIINKDLFNMRDFKYALDRLAKFDLIGPVGTGVVQCKSVLVDEILARISKNDYFRELVDAVQCCVPVPPYVYIDSQLIVREIRIGLYTGNADIVVENLNRSANYYGERFDAKKVVVDVCTNPLFHAEMFDSLHPAIKKIVFQNMVDHAIMSYRPLSEEQCASLAKYGTVDEREYVIIRNIYAMYLIFRGNLTEAENIVQKDFGYMDLMLAQGCVAFLKGENSKSLAIYDQALKAFQKKMIKKIGFFTQILGLFYLFALAKSGQPEDLRLAKELLAWGTRNEPENLTNMCKRCIYAAIIAQNNLIPEAKEILSGIFSHFHKNSVFALFYELAAYWIDEDLVKLHAKTNKSRFEIANKNGFFLPALVHGRLFLKSKKNALIQRTCDQLAESTGIQDITDSIHRKEDWEKMLNALIDLSLKEKTNASSRECRLVWMVSLDKKYIQITPKGQRLNKNGKWSAGKRVSHKNLLEGLDYMTSQDRKVVQVFIETPKSNMDYYGHFYSENHEKALLALVGHPLVFLEDSPHIAVDLVKGEPELIVGQTKRGYSLQFSETFKDTGIEVVKESPTRYKIVEIKDEHVRIAKFMGKRQISIPAKAKEDLIKAVSGISSLITVHSFIEGADETIPTIEASANTYIHLLPVGHGFKLEIFVKPFVTSPPYFNPGAGGKHVFTEINQQRVQSSRDLSLEKVNAENIINACPSLQQSGNTQWAWLFNNNEDCLQILSELYEVKDRVTVEWPEGEKLKILAVASFPQFSMNISHENDWFSASGELKIDDDLIIKMSDLLDLLDNGSTRFIQLKDGQFLALAEQFRKRLEEMNAFAERGKDEIRFHPLATVALEDTLEEIKQLKVDKAWNDNIARLKKVRERIPAVPTTLQADLRNYQVEGFQWLSRLSDWRVGACLSDDMGLGKTIQALTVILEHAKEGPSLVIAPASVCMNWISEASRFAPTLNVSIFGEEKDRKEAIKKQGPFDLLVCSYGLLQQEEKILADKKWTIIILDEAQAIKNSNTKRSKAAMALKGDFKIITTGTPIENHLGELWNLFQFINPGLLGSIKRFNEKYAIPIERDKSHQARLRLKKLIQPFILRRTKAQVLEELPPKTEITLSVEMTPEESAFYEALRQKAIDNIESFDFGKGEGYLRVLAEIMKLRRACCHSRLVVPGHSLESSKIRLFGEVVQELMENNHKALVFSQFVDYLAIIREYVEGLNISYQYLDGSTPMKERKRSVDAFQSGEGELFLISLKAGGLGLNLTAADYVIHMDPWWNPAVEDQASDRAHRIGQKRPVTIYRLVTKGTIEEKIVNLHQHKRELADSLLEGSDMSGKITTEQLLQLIHGQ comes from the coding sequence ATGAGTCAAAAGTTACCGCAGAATTTCTCTGACATTTATGGACAACTTAATTCGATTGAGCAGTCTTTGTTACAGATTCTAGCCATTAATTATGCACCAATGACACAGGGGAATCTTTATTCAGTCGCGAGGAGGACAAAGGGGCTGCCAATTATTAATAAAGACCTTTTTAATATGCGGGATTTTAAATATGCTTTAGACAGGCTCGCAAAGTTCGACTTAATCGGGCCTGTGGGAACAGGTGTGGTACAATGCAAATCAGTTTTGGTTGATGAGATTTTGGCTCGTATCTCGAAAAACGATTATTTCAGAGAATTAGTTGACGCTGTGCAGTGTTGCGTGCCGGTACCGCCGTACGTCTATATCGATAGCCAGCTTATTGTCCGTGAAATTCGCATTGGGCTATATACAGGCAATGCTGATATTGTCGTGGAAAATCTGAATCGTAGTGCAAATTATTATGGAGAAAGATTTGATGCGAAAAAAGTGGTGGTGGACGTCTGTACCAACCCGCTTTTCCATGCAGAAATGTTTGATTCGCTGCATCCGGCCATAAAAAAAATTGTTTTTCAAAATATGGTGGATCATGCCATCATGAGCTATCGCCCGCTTTCTGAAGAGCAATGTGCATCTTTGGCAAAGTATGGTACGGTTGATGAACGTGAATATGTAATCATAAGAAATATTTATGCGATGTATCTCATATTCCGCGGTAATCTGACGGAGGCTGAGAATATTGTTCAAAAAGACTTTGGATATATGGATTTAATGCTTGCACAGGGGTGTGTGGCATTTTTAAAAGGGGAAAACAGCAAATCTCTGGCAATATATGATCAGGCATTAAAAGCTTTCCAAAAAAAAATGATAAAGAAAATTGGGTTTTTCACACAAATATTAGGATTATTTTATTTATTTGCGCTTGCGAAATCAGGGCAGCCGGAAGACCTGCGCCTGGCAAAGGAATTACTGGCGTGGGGGACAAGGAATGAACCCGAAAATTTAACAAATATGTGCAAACGATGTATCTACGCCGCAATTATTGCCCAAAATAATTTAATTCCCGAAGCAAAGGAAATACTTTCCGGGATTTTTTCTCACTTCCACAAGAACAGCGTATTTGCTTTATTTTATGAATTGGCGGCATACTGGATTGACGAAGATTTGGTGAAGTTACACGCGAAAACAAACAAAAGCCGTTTTGAGATCGCTAATAAGAACGGCTTTTTTCTACCCGCCCTTGTTCATGGCCGTCTTTTTTTAAAAAGTAAGAAAAACGCATTAATTCAACGAACCTGCGACCAATTGGCGGAGTCCACAGGCATTCAGGATATTACTGATAGTATTCATCGAAAAGAAGACTGGGAAAAAATGCTGAATGCGTTAATCGATTTATCTTTAAAAGAGAAAACCAACGCTTCTTCCAGGGAATGCAGGCTGGTCTGGATGGTTTCCCTGGACAAAAAATATATTCAGATAACCCCTAAAGGGCAGAGGCTCAATAAAAACGGCAAGTGGAGCGCCGGCAAAAGAGTCTCGCATAAAAACCTCCTGGAAGGACTGGATTATATGACCTCGCAAGATCGTAAAGTAGTGCAGGTTTTTATTGAAACGCCGAAATCAAACATGGACTACTATGGCCATTTTTACAGTGAAAATCATGAGAAAGCCCTTCTTGCACTTGTCGGACATCCATTGGTATTTCTGGAGGATTCGCCGCATATTGCCGTTGATTTGGTAAAAGGAGAGCCGGAACTTATTGTGGGACAGACAAAGCGGGGATACAGCCTGCAGTTTTCGGAAACATTTAAAGACACTGGTATTGAAGTCGTTAAAGAATCGCCGACACGGTATAAGATTGTTGAGATAAAGGATGAACATGTACGGATAGCAAAGTTTATGGGTAAGCGGCAAATTTCGATTCCCGCTAAGGCAAAAGAAGATTTGATAAAGGCAGTGAGCGGAATTTCCTCCCTTATAACCGTTCACTCTTTCATTGAAGGTGCGGATGAAACTATTCCAACAATCGAGGCAAGTGCAAATACATATATCCACTTACTTCCGGTGGGGCATGGTTTTAAACTTGAAATATTTGTAAAGCCGTTTGTAACCTCCCCACCTTATTTTAACCCGGGTGCCGGGGGGAAACACGTTTTTACAGAAATCAACCAACAGCGTGTGCAAAGCAGCCGTGATCTTTCACTTGAGAAGGTCAATGCGGAAAATATAATAAATGCGTGTCCGTCGCTGCAGCAATCAGGCAATACCCAATGGGCATGGCTTTTTAATAACAACGAAGATTGTTTGCAGATTTTGTCAGAACTGTATGAGGTTAAAGACAGGGTTACAGTGGAGTGGCCGGAAGGAGAAAAATTAAAAATACTGGCTGTCGCCTCATTTCCGCAGTTTAGTATGAATATCAGCCATGAAAATGACTGGTTTTCCGCTTCAGGAGAATTAAAAATTGACGACGATTTAATCATTAAAATGAGTGATTTGCTGGACTTGCTCGATAATGGCTCCACCCGGTTTATTCAATTGAAGGATGGCCAATTTCTGGCGCTTGCAGAACAATTTCGCAAACGCCTTGAAGAAATGAATGCTTTTGCAGAGAGAGGCAAAGACGAAATAAGATTCCACCCCTTAGCCACAGTGGCTCTGGAAGATACACTGGAAGAAATCAAACAATTGAAGGTTGATAAAGCGTGGAACGATAACATTGCCCGTTTAAAAAAAGTACGGGAGAGAATTCCTGCAGTGCCTACCACCCTGCAGGCGGATTTACGAAATTATCAGGTGGAAGGATTTCAATGGTTGTCACGCCTGTCTGACTGGCGGGTAGGCGCATGCCTTTCAGATGATATGGGGTTGGGTAAAACCATTCAAGCCTTAACGGTAATCCTTGAACATGCAAAGGAAGGTCCGTCGCTGGTTATTGCCCCGGCCTCCGTTTGTATGAACTGGATATCTGAGGCCAGCCGGTTTGCCCCTACGCTTAACGTATCTATTTTCGGGGAAGAAAAAGACAGAAAAGAGGCCATTAAAAAACAGGGGCCTTTTGACCTGCTTGTTTGCAGCTATGGCTTGCTGCAACAGGAAGAAAAAATACTCGCCGACAAAAAGTGGACGATTATCATACTGGATGAAGCCCAGGCGATAAAGAACTCCAATACCAAGCGGTCAAAGGCGGCGATGGCGCTGAAAGGGGATTTTAAAATTATTACTACCGGTACGCCAATTGAAAACCATCTGGGAGAACTGTGGAATCTGTTTCAATTTATTAATCCAGGTCTGCTGGGAAGCATAAAAAGATTCAACGAAAAATATGCAATTCCCATAGAACGGGACAAAAGTCACCAGGCAAGACTGCGGTTAAAGAAACTTATCCAACCGTTCATTTTAAGGAGAACAAAGGCACAGGTATTGGAAGAACTTCCGCCTAAAACGGAAATCACCCTTTCGGTGGAGATGACGCCTGAAGAATCCGCCTTCTATGAAGCATTGCGGCAAAAAGCAATAGACAACATCGAATCTTTTGATTTCGGAAAAGGAGAAGGATATTTGCGGGTATTGGCGGAAATCATGAAACTTCGCCGCGCATGCTGCCATTCCAGGCTTGTTGTTCCCGGCCATTCTTTAGAAAGCTCAAAAATCAGATTGTTTGGAGAGGTTGTACAGGAACTTATGGAAAACAATCACAAGGCGTTGGTATTCAGCCAGTTTGTTGATTATTTGGCGATTATCAGAGAATATGTGGAAGGCCTTAATATTTCTTATCAATACCTAGACGGCAGCACGCCGATGAAAGAACGCAAAAGAAGTGTAGATGCGTTTCAGTCGGGAGAAGGAGAATTATTCCTGATTAGCCTAAAGGCCGGAGGGCTTGGTCTGAATCTGACGGCTGCTGATTATGTGATTCATATGGATCCGTGGTGGAACCCGGCAGTGGAAGATCAGGCGTCAGACCGGGCGCACCGGATAGGGCAAAAGCGCCCGGTTACGATTTACCGTCTGGTAACAAAGGGAACTATAGAAGAAAAAATAGTCAACCTTCATCAGCACAAACGGGAATTGGCCGACAGCCTTCTCGAAGGAAGCGATATGAGCGGCAAAATTACTACGGAACAATTATTACAACTGATTCACGGGCAGTAA
- the recQ gene encoding DNA helicase RecQ: protein MKDRIYSALQKYFGYSKFYPLQEDIIRWVLEQKDLFVLMPTGGGKSLCYQLPALLFDGITVVISPLIALMKDQVDGLTENGISATFINSSVHAREVAARKRDLLEGKIKILYIAPERLAMREFLQFLQELKVSLFAIDESHCISEWGHDFRPEYRQLKMLREKFPKTPFMALTATATPSVQKDIVTQLKLTDYKVFNASFNRKNLFYQIIPKDNPYHQILCVLKERKKESGIIYCQGRKTVESLAGSLQGEGYRALPYHAGLSAEMRTENQERFIREDIEIIVATIAFGMGIDKPNVRYVIHYDLPKSIEGYYQETGRAGRDGLKSDCILLFSYADKIKIEYFIHQKEDENEKQAAYQQLKALVSYCEGNVCRRKILLDYFGEKFTTHNCENCDTCLNPKEQFDGTVAAQKLLSCVYRVGESFGMHHVIDVLLGSQNQKILQNSHTALTTFGIGKEYSKSQWLTFSRELIQLGYLAQEGDRYPVLKLTSQSREVLQGKKKVLLVKPEETASLAVSGEDKNYDLALFERLRTLRKTLADQESMPPYVIFHDTSLKEMSMRYPQTASDLKKISGMGELKLRKYGDLFLKEICNYCRQHQITPKEANSRRQATLRKQMKSPTVYTTLELYKNNLSLREIAGKRGLATSTIATHLETLIIAGEDVSIDKFVAPAKQQRIRTVLGELGMEALTPVKEKLGEEYSYDEIKLVRAKIRYSMEKGD from the coding sequence ATGAAAGACCGTATTTATTCGGCGTTACAAAAATATTTTGGCTATTCAAAGTTCTATCCGCTTCAGGAAGATATTATCCGGTGGGTGCTGGAGCAAAAAGACCTCTTTGTCCTCATGCCTACAGGGGGCGGCAAGTCTTTGTGTTATCAATTGCCCGCACTGCTTTTCGATGGAATAACGGTTGTTATATCTCCTTTAATTGCCTTGATGAAAGATCAGGTGGATGGATTAACGGAAAACGGCATTTCCGCAACATTCATTAACAGCTCCGTGCATGCCCGCGAGGTTGCGGCAAGAAAAAGGGACCTTTTGGAGGGTAAAATCAAGATTCTTTATATCGCCCCCGAAAGGCTTGCCATGCGTGAATTCCTTCAGTTCCTGCAGGAATTGAAAGTTTCCCTTTTCGCAATAGACGAATCGCATTGTATTTCTGAATGGGGACATGACTTCAGGCCGGAATACCGCCAATTAAAGATGTTGAGGGAGAAATTCCCAAAGACGCCGTTCATGGCATTGACGGCCACCGCCACGCCTTCCGTGCAGAAAGATATTGTAACGCAATTAAAATTGACCGACTACAAAGTCTTTAATGCCAGCTTCAACAGAAAAAACCTTTTTTATCAGATCATACCCAAAGACAATCCATACCACCAGATTCTTTGTGTTTTAAAAGAACGAAAGAAGGAGTCGGGCATCATCTATTGTCAGGGACGTAAAACAGTTGAAAGCCTGGCAGGGAGTTTACAGGGAGAAGGGTATCGCGCCCTTCCCTACCACGCCGGATTGTCCGCTGAAATGAGAACAGAAAATCAGGAGCGTTTTATTCGTGAAGACATAGAGATTATTGTAGCAACCATTGCGTTTGGCATGGGCATCGATAAACCGAATGTACGTTACGTGATTCACTATGATTTGCCGAAAAGCATTGAAGGATATTATCAGGAAACAGGACGCGCCGGCAGAGACGGGCTAAAAAGCGACTGCATCCTTCTCTTCAGTTATGCAGATAAGATTAAGATAGAATATTTTATACATCAAAAGGAGGATGAAAACGAAAAACAGGCGGCATATCAACAATTAAAGGCGCTCGTGTCATATTGCGAAGGCAACGTTTGCCGGAGAAAGATATTGCTCGATTATTTCGGAGAAAAATTTACTACGCACAATTGTGAAAATTGTGATACCTGTCTTAACCCAAAGGAACAATTTGACGGAACAGTTGCTGCGCAAAAACTGTTGTCGTGTGTCTATAGAGTGGGTGAATCTTTTGGCATGCATCACGTTATCGACGTCCTGCTAGGCTCGCAAAACCAGAAAATACTGCAAAATAGCCATACAGCTCTTACAACGTTTGGCATAGGAAAGGAATATTCAAAATCCCAATGGCTAACATTTTCCCGTGAATTGATCCAGTTGGGGTATCTGGCGCAGGAAGGCGACAGATACCCCGTCTTAAAACTGACCAGCCAGAGCCGTGAGGTATTGCAAGGCAAGAAGAAGGTTCTTTTGGTAAAACCAGAGGAAACCGCTTCGTTGGCCGTGTCCGGAGAAGATAAGAATTATGATCTGGCGTTGTTTGAACGTTTGAGGACGCTAAGAAAAACGCTTGCAGACCAGGAGTCTATGCCTCCTTATGTTATTTTCCATGACACAAGTTTAAAGGAAATGTCGATGCGGTATCCACAAACAGCTTCTGATTTAAAAAAAATCAGCGGTATGGGTGAACTGAAATTAAGAAAATACGGAGACCTTTTCTTAAAAGAAATATGCAATTATTGCAGACAACACCAGATAACGCCAAAAGAGGCGAACTCCAGACGGCAGGCAACCTTGAGGAAACAAATGAAATCTCCCACTGTTTACACAACGCTGGAACTCTATAAAAACAATCTTTCGCTTCGGGAAATAGCCGGGAAAAGAGGCCTTGCAACATCTACAATCGCCACTCATCTTGAAACGCTTATAATCGCGGGAGAAGATGTCTCCATAGATAAATTTGTTGCTCCGGCAAAACAGCAACGAATCCGCACGGTGCTGGGAGAACTGGGTATGGAGGCGTTAACCCCTGTTAAAGAAAAATTAGGAGAAGAGTATTCCTACGATGAAATAAAATTAGTCAGGGCAAAGATACGATATTCTATGGAAAAAGGGGATTGA
- a CDS encoding tetratricopeptide repeat protein, producing MLRILPLTILIVLPFIAFLNSLNNDFVYDDVFTVTDNYFIRDWGNFRDLFTSEYFKLSGEATYRPLVTISYFIDYSIGKLNPIGYHLTNLLSHAVAVILVYFITSAVIRKKTVSFMAGMFFSMHPILTETVNAISYREDLLTTVFFLGALLLFINSTKNFHRYLLLYPASLFLYLFALCSKEMAITLPLMVFLFDWILGDSAQIKKNAVRYYIGFLAVSIFYLLIRFVLLHNPAEGQLTYPEDSFFVNMLTMPKVVAAYIKLLFIPVHFNAEYMIAHTTTPLAPAFLCSMVFLCVAGIIACRFYFYSKPFFYFTVWFFVTLTPAMNILPIANIMAERYLYLPSVGFCIILALTIHSAWEKGCALLFFKKSDAGRKTTKGYSLLSGSKEAMVKQKNLPQTIMIVLLIAIPVIPYSVTTMHRNRCWRDQFIFWSTTVQDSPYSARAHNNLGMIYFGKGDIDPALHEFQTSVSLEADPEYRHNLGMAYQRKGMQQEAMQEYLLVLGANPDSALTHNNMGNIFISLGNIDEGIMKFKEAIRLKPHYYDAHFNLGLALFKKGLLNDSIEEFRLAVKYEPDHPEVHSCLGTAYANAGMIEESIRAYNETLRLQPNYITAYKNLGMVYLTYKKDIQRSIAYFQEFLKRNPDGDEAAEIRRTIEKIQAAQKTNK from the coding sequence ATGTTACGAATTTTACCATTAACCATACTCATTGTCCTGCCTTTTATTGCCTTCCTCAATTCTCTCAATAACGACTTTGTCTATGACGACGTATTTACGGTCACCGATAATTATTTTATCAGGGATTGGGGAAATTTCCGGGATTTATTTACGTCTGAATATTTTAAACTTTCAGGGGAAGCAACGTATCGTCCTCTTGTAACCATTTCATATTTCATCGATTATTCAATAGGGAAACTCAATCCCATTGGGTATCATCTGACAAATCTTCTATCCCATGCCGTTGCCGTCATACTTGTTTATTTTATAACGTCTGCCGTTATTCGGAAAAAAACTGTTTCATTTATGGCGGGAATGTTTTTCAGCATGCACCCAATCCTGACTGAAACAGTAAACGCAATCAGTTATAGGGAAGACCTCCTTACTACTGTATTTTTTCTTGGCGCTCTTTTATTATTCATTAATTCAACCAAAAATTTCCATAGATACCTCCTGCTGTATCCGGCATCGCTCTTTTTATACCTTTTCGCATTATGTTCGAAAGAAATGGCAATTACTTTGCCGTTGATGGTTTTCCTCTTCGATTGGATATTGGGGGATAGCGCACAAATAAAAAAGAATGCCGTTCGCTATTATATTGGTTTCCTGGCGGTAAGTATTTTTTATCTTCTTATAAGGTTTGTGCTGTTGCATAATCCTGCGGAGGGACAGTTGACCTATCCGGAAGATAGTTTTTTCGTTAATATGCTCACCATGCCAAAGGTGGTTGCCGCATACATAAAACTATTGTTCATCCCAGTACATTTCAACGCTGAATATATGATCGCCCATACAACAACTCCCCTTGCCCCCGCATTTCTTTGTAGTATGGTTTTTTTATGTGTTGCGGGAATCATTGCCTGCCGGTTTTATTTCTATTCGAAACCGTTCTTTTACTTTACGGTATGGTTTTTCGTCACCCTTACTCCGGCAATGAATATCCTTCCTATTGCCAATATAATGGCGGAACGTTATCTTTATCTTCCTTCTGTAGGCTTTTGCATAATTTTAGCATTAACAATACACAGCGCATGGGAAAAGGGCTGTGCATTACTATTTTTCAAAAAAAGTGATGCGGGTCGGAAAACAACAAAAGGGTATTCACTCCTTTCCGGAAGCAAAGAAGCCATGGTGAAACAAAAAAACCTTCCCCAAACCATTATGATTGTTTTATTGATAGCAATCCCGGTAATCCCCTATTCAGTAACAACTATGCATAGAAACAGGTGCTGGAGGGATCAGTTCATCTTTTGGTCAACTACCGTACAGGACTCCCCTTACAGTGCACGGGCGCATAATAATCTTGGAATGATCTATTTCGGGAAAGGAGATATTGATCCAGCACTCCATGAATTTCAAACATCGGTTTCGCTGGAAGCAGACCCTGAATATCGCCACAACCTGGGTATGGCGTATCAGCGAAAAGGCATGCAGCAAGAGGCGATGCAGGAATATTTACTTGTTCTCGGGGCAAATCCAGATTCCGCCCTCACGCACAATAATATGGGCAATATATTTATTAGTTTGGGGAATATCGACGAAGGAATAATGAAATTTAAAGAGGCAATCAGGCTAAAACCGCATTATTATGACGCCCATTTTAATTTAGGGCTTGCTTTATTCAAGAAAGGACTTTTGAATGACTCAATAGAGGAATTCAGGCTTGCTGTGAAGTACGAACCGGACCATCCCGAAGTGCATAGCTGCCTTGGAACGGCATACGCAAATGCCGGTATGATTGAGGAGTCTATCAGGGCATATAATGAAACCTTGCGTCTGCAGCCAAACTATATAACCGCATATAAAAACCTCGGCATGGTTTATCTCACTTATAAAAAAGATATACAAAGGTCGATAGCATATTTCCAGGAATTTCTGAAGCGGAATCCCGACGGTGATGAAGCAGCGGAAATACGGAGAACTATCGAAAAAATTCAAGCTGCGCAGAAAACGAATAAATAA
- a CDS encoding S1C family serine protease, with product MNKKYTKFLPYFFLIIAGLFFYHATGSLSRDKVVFRPVTPSPGEFSSEEQATIDIFKMTSSSVIYITNKQVRRDLFSLDVFKIPQGAGSGFIWDENGHIVTNFHVIYNANEIDVTLNDGSVWDARLVGVDPDHDIAVLRINAPKTKLIPVLIGTSSDLQVGQKVLALGNPFGLDLTLTTGIISALGRTIEAMTGRTIFDVIQTDAAINPGNSGGPLLDSFGRVIGMNTSIMSPSGASTGIGFAVPIDTINRNVSQLIARGKVERPGLGITLVPNNITKQLEIQGACILEVIPNGAADKAGLQGTKRNRTGSLLMGDVIIEVEGNKVNNSEDLIKELSRYKVGDSVTLKVLRDKNVMEKRIKLQPIDSK from the coding sequence ATGAACAAGAAATACACAAAATTTCTCCCCTACTTTTTTTTAATTATAGCAGGATTATTTTTTTACCACGCGACAGGAAGTTTATCACGCGATAAAGTAGTGTTCCGTCCTGTAACACCATCTCCAGGTGAATTTAGCAGCGAGGAGCAGGCTACCATAGACATTTTCAAGATGACCTCTTCTTCTGTGATATATATTACAAACAAACAGGTGCGAAGGGATTTGTTCTCACTGGATGTCTTCAAGATTCCGCAGGGTGCCGGTTCCGGTTTTATCTGGGATGAAAACGGTCATATCGTAACTAATTTTCACGTTATCTACAATGCGAATGAAATAGATGTGACGTTGAACGATGGTTCTGTGTGGGATGCCCGCCTCGTGGGCGTTGACCCTGACCATGACATTGCGGTGCTTAGGATCAATGCGCCAAAAACAAAACTGATACCTGTACTCATAGGTACTTCTTCCGATCTGCAGGTGGGCCAGAAAGTACTGGCGCTCGGCAATCCATTCGGTCTGGATCTGACCCTTACAACAGGGATTATCAGCGCGCTTGGAAGAACGATTGAGGCGATGACGGGAAGAACCATTTTTGACGTTATTCAGACAGATGCCGCTATTAATCCTGGAAATTCAGGAGGCCCCTTGCTGGATTCCTTTGGAAGAGTTATCGGAATGAACACATCAATTATGAGTCCAAGCGGTGCGAGCACAGGAATTGGATTTGCGGTTCCCATTGATACAATAAACCGTAATGTATCTCAATTAATTGCAAGGGGGAAAGTAGAACGTCCAGGTTTGGGCATTACCCTTGTTCCAAATAACATTACAAAACAGCTTGAAATACAAGGGGCATGTATTCTTGAAGTCATTCCAAATGGGGCGGCAGACAAGGCCGGTTTACAGGGAACAAAAAGAAACAGGACGGGCAGCCTCCTCATGGGGGATGTAATTATAGAGGTAGAGGGAAACAAGGTGAATAATTCTGAGGATCTCATCAAGGAGTTGTCCCGCTACAAAGTGGGGGATAGTGTTACATTAAAGGTTTTGCGGGATAAAAATGTCATGGAAAAAAGAATTAAACTGCAACCCATTGATAGTAAATAG
- a CDS encoding HD-GYP domain-containing protein → MAKESQISLLDLTTGLSETVDLVNPAWVNHHMQVAYIAFSLSEELGLSMEEKRGLVLAGALHDIGCYCRAERMDLLKFESEFPHEHEELGYLFLNEFKPFSSIANLIRFHHVRWDKKNKIQKSGKKVPYGSYILHIADRVSTLINKQEEILGQVDSIREKIKAQSGKMFMPELVDAFLKLAEKEYFWLEATSSLLYVILSGRVKMPSISLDMEHLVSFSKVFSRIVDFRSAFFATHSAGVAATAEKLAQFVGFSKQECQWMKIAGYVHDIGMLVVPIELLEKEEPLTEEEFGIIRKHPFYTHLILKSIAAFKDIVSWASYHHETLSGTGYPFHVKEDLLPLGARILAVANVFTALTEIRPYRNKFSGETIHEELKKLGEESKLDPNIVSALLLHFNEINSARIAAQDEAREKYLKTECILLHFE, encoded by the coding sequence ATGGCAAAAGAATCACAAATATCCTTATTAGATTTAACTACGGGTTTATCAGAAACCGTTGATTTGGTTAATCCCGCATGGGTAAATCATCACATGCAAGTTGCTTATATCGCTTTTAGCCTCAGCGAAGAACTGGGGTTATCCATGGAAGAAAAAAGAGGTCTCGTGTTGGCAGGGGCTTTACATGATATTGGATGTTATTGCCGTGCAGAAAGGATGGACCTTCTTAAATTTGAAAGCGAATTTCCTCACGAACATGAAGAATTAGGATACCTCTTCCTTAACGAATTTAAACCATTTAGTTCCATCGCAAATCTTATACGATTTCATCACGTCCGCTGGGATAAAAAAAATAAAATACAGAAATCGGGAAAAAAGGTGCCATATGGCAGTTATATATTACATATTGCGGACAGGGTTTCTACTTTAATAAATAAACAGGAAGAAATACTCGGGCAGGTGGACAGTATTCGTGAAAAGATAAAGGCACAATCCGGAAAAATGTTCATGCCGGAACTGGTAGATGCCTTTCTGAAATTAGCAGAAAAGGAGTATTTCTGGCTTGAAGCCACTTCGTCACTGCTCTATGTAATTCTGTCCGGCAGGGTAAAAATGCCTTCTATTTCATTGGACATGGAGCACCTTGTTTCCTTTTCTAAGGTATTTTCAAGAATTGTAGATTTCAGAAGCGCTTTTTTTGCCACGCATTCTGCCGGCGTTGCGGCTACGGCTGAAAAATTGGCGCAATTTGTCGGTTTTTCAAAACAAGAATGCCAATGGATGAAAATTGCCGGTTATGTACACGATATCGGAATGCTTGTGGTGCCGATAGAGCTGTTGGAAAAAGAAGAACCGTTAACGGAAGAGGAGTTTGGCATTATTCGTAAGCATCCCTTCTATACGCATCTTATCCTTAAAAGCATCGCGGCTTTCAAGGATATTGTTTCGTGGGCGTCGTATCACCACGAAACGTTATCAGGGACAGGCTATCCTTTCCATGTCAAAGAGGATCTTCTCCCGTTGGGAGCGCGAATCCTGGCAGTTGCCAATGTATTTACCGCCCTCACAGAAATCAGACCATACCGGAATAAATTTTCCGGCGAAACAATACACGAAGAGCTTAAAAAATTGGGAGAAGAATCGAAACTCGATCCCAATATTGTTTCAGCACTACTCTTGCATTTTAATGAAATTAATTCTGCTCGTATTGCCGCACAGGATGAAGCAAGAGAAAAATACCTTAAAACAGAATGCATACTCCTGCACTTCGAATAA